A single region of the Pseudomonas sp. PDM14 genome encodes:
- a CDS encoding MoaD/ThiS family protein: MIRVQYFARYRETLGLDGEQLQRAALGTLDELRQHLLSRGGVWQVLGESNLMCARNQELCALDTELSDGDEIAFFPTVTGG; the protein is encoded by the coding sequence GTGATCCGCGTGCAGTACTTCGCCCGCTACCGGGAAACCCTCGGCCTCGATGGCGAGCAGCTGCAGCGCGCCGCCCTCGGTACCCTCGACGAGCTGCGTCAGCACCTGCTCAGCCGTGGTGGCGTGTGGCAGGTGCTCGGCGAGTCGAACCTGATGTGTGCGCGCAACCAGGAGCTGTGCGCCCTGGACACCGAACTCAGCGACGGCGACGAGATCGCCTTCTTCCCCACCGTCACCGGAGGCTGA
- the moaC gene encoding cyclic pyranopterin monophosphate synthase MoaC, which translates to MLTHLDSQGRANMVDVTDKAVTSREAVAEALVRMRPETLELIVAGGHPKGDVFAVARIAGIQAAKKTHELIPLCHPLLLTSVKLELSAEGRDAVRIQARCKLAGQTGVEMEALTAASVAALTIYDMCKAVDRGMIIENVRLLEKSGGKSGTFKAEDAS; encoded by the coding sequence GTGCTGACCCATCTCGATTCCCAAGGCCGCGCCAACATGGTCGACGTCACCGACAAAGCGGTGACCTCGCGCGAGGCCGTGGCCGAAGCCCTGGTGCGCATGCGCCCGGAAACCCTGGAACTGATCGTCGCCGGCGGCCACCCCAAGGGCGACGTGTTCGCCGTGGCCCGCATCGCCGGGATCCAGGCGGCGAAGAAAACCCATGAGTTGATCCCCCTGTGCCACCCGCTGCTGCTGACCAGCGTCAAGCTCGAGCTGAGCGCCGAAGGCCGCGACGCCGTGCGCATCCAGGCGCGCTGCAAACTGGCCGGGCAGACCGGTGTGGAGATGGAAGCACTGACCGCCGCCAGCGTCGCTGCGTTGACGATCTACGACATGTGCAAGGCGGTGGACCGCGGCATGATCATCGAGAACGTGCGCCTGCTGGAGAAGTCCGGCGGCAAGAGCGGCACGTTCAAGGCGGAGGACGCCTCGTGA
- a CDS encoding PhoH family protein, translating into MDDHGRNRSTQPTLYVLDTNVLIHDPNALLNFEEHHVAIPMTVLEELDNLKTGKHSVAAECRQAIRLIDKVLGEATPEQVEQGVPIQRGKSGPQGFLSILMSKRAEPITWLPEHLNDNKIINQLVELQSRRSGSPVVLVTKDINMRLKARACGIESEDYHTDQLVDDVNLLSQGYHTMSGSFWDRVSKVETRQGHGRTWHQVQLTDNLPAVHVNEFIIDEQGFVGWVKGIEGSTLTILDLHQEPLMHQEAWGLKPRDIYQSLALFALLDPDIHLVNLSGAAGSGKTILALAAAIEQTMVSKRYRRIIATRSVQGLDEDIGFLPGTEAEKMEPWLGAITDNLEALHSDDESTHGSVDYILQKVPLQFKSLNYIRGRSFQHSLILIDECQNLTPHQMKTIITRAGTGSKVICLGNLAQIDTPYLSATSSGLTYLTERFKDFPHGVHITLQGVPRSVLAEYAETHM; encoded by the coding sequence ATGGATGATCACGGACGCAACCGCTCCACCCAGCCCACCCTCTATGTCCTCGACACCAACGTCCTGATCCACGATCCCAACGCCCTGCTGAACTTCGAAGAGCACCACGTCGCCATCCCCATGACCGTGCTCGAGGAGCTGGATAACCTCAAGACCGGCAAGCACAGCGTCGCCGCCGAATGCCGCCAGGCGATCCGCCTGATCGACAAGGTGCTGGGCGAGGCGACCCCCGAGCAGGTCGAGCAAGGTGTGCCCATCCAGCGTGGCAAGAGCGGCCCGCAGGGTTTCCTGTCGATCCTCATGAGCAAGCGCGCGGAGCCGATCACCTGGCTGCCCGAGCACCTCAACGACAACAAGATCATCAACCAGCTGGTGGAGCTGCAGAGCCGACGCAGCGGCTCGCCGGTGGTGCTGGTCACCAAAGACATCAACATGCGCCTCAAGGCGCGCGCCTGCGGCATCGAATCCGAGGACTACCACACCGACCAGCTGGTGGATGACGTCAACCTGCTGTCGCAGGGTTATCACACCATGAGCGGCTCCTTCTGGGACCGCGTGAGCAAGGTCGAGACCCGCCAGGGCCATGGTCGTACCTGGCATCAGGTGCAGCTCACCGACAACCTGCCGGCAGTGCACGTCAACGAATTCATCATCGACGAGCAGGGCTTCGTCGGCTGGGTCAAAGGCATCGAAGGCAGCACCCTGACCATCCTCGACCTGCACCAGGAGCCGCTGATGCATCAGGAGGCCTGGGGCCTCAAGCCGCGGGACATCTACCAGTCGCTGGCGCTGTTCGCGCTGCTTGATCCGGACATCCACCTGGTCAACCTGTCCGGCGCCGCCGGTTCGGGCAAGACCATCCTGGCGCTGGCCGCAGCCATCGAGCAGACCATGGTCAGCAAGCGCTACCGACGCATCATCGCCACCCGCAGCGTGCAGGGCCTGGACGAGGACATCGGCTTCCTGCCCGGCACCGAAGCGGAAAAAATGGAGCCGTGGCTGGGCGCCATCACCGACAACCTGGAGGCCCTGCATTCGGATGACGAGAGCACCCACGGCAGCGTCGACTACATCCTGCAGAAGGTGCCGCTGCAGTTCAAATCGCTCAACTACATCCGCGGGCGCAGCTTCCAGCACAGCCTGATCCTCATCGACGAGTGCCAGAACCTCACCCCGCACCAGATGAAGACCATCATCACCCGCGCCGGCACCGGCTCGAAGGTGATCTGTCTGGGCAACCTGGCGCAGATCGACACGCCGTACCTGTCCGCCACCAGTTCCGGCCTGACCTACCTCACGGAGCGCTTCAAGGACTTCCCCCACGGCGTGCACATCACCCTGCAGGGTGTGCCGCGCTCGGTGCTGGCCGAGTACGCCGAAACCCATATGTAA
- a CDS encoding cytochrome b → MSASRFTPRQITLHWLTALLILLIIALPYGSDFFGSFLGGGGGVFTLHKSLGLLVLALTVLRLLVRARDGAPHLLGDEARLQRLMAKSGHILLYALLLLMPLSGLLFGKRPVNLFWLVEIAPLPLSDGARELAKTFHVTAQYLLFALILGHAGAALWHHHVRRDGVLRAMLPGRD, encoded by the coding sequence GTGAGCGCCTCCCGATTCACTCCCCGTCAGATCACCCTGCACTGGCTGACCGCCCTCCTGATCCTGCTGATCATCGCCCTGCCCTATGGCAGCGACTTCTTCGGCAGCTTCCTTGGCGGCGGCGGTGGCGTGTTCACCCTGCACAAGTCCCTCGGCCTGCTGGTGCTCGCCCTGACCGTGCTGCGTTTGCTGGTACGTGCCCGCGATGGTGCCCCGCACCTGCTTGGCGATGAGGCTCGCCTGCAACGCCTGATGGCCAAGAGCGGGCACATCCTGCTGTACGCGCTGCTGCTGTTGATGCCATTGAGCGGCCTGCTGTTCGGCAAGCGCCCGGTCAACCTGTTCTGGCTGGTAGAGATCGCCCCGCTGCCGCTGAGCGATGGCGCCCGCGAACTGGCCAAGACCTTCCATGTCACCGCCCAGTACCTGCTGTTCGCCCTGATCCTCGGTCACGCCGGTGCCGCACTGTGGCACCACCATGTACGCCGCGATGGCGTGCTGCGCGCCATGCTGCCCGGTCGTGACTGA
- the yaaA gene encoding peroxide stress protein YaaA, giving the protein MLMVISPAKTLDYETPPVVGRFTQPEHLDDAQTLIETLRELSPQQIGELMSLSDKLSALNVARYGSWQRPFNPSNAKQALLAFKGDVYTGLNAEDFADADFDFAQAHLRMLSGLYGVLRPLDLMQPYRLEMGTKLANAAGKDLYAFWGERISGWLNQALADQGDDVLLNLASNEYFGAVKRKSLNARIIDTEFKDLKNGQYKIISFYAKKARGLMARYVIKERLRDPAGLKDFSYQGYRFSAEQSKPDSLVFLRDQPQD; this is encoded by the coding sequence ATGCTGATGGTGATTTCCCCCGCCAAGACCCTGGACTATGAAACGCCGCCGGTAGTCGGCCGCTTCACCCAGCCCGAACACCTGGACGACGCGCAGACGTTGATCGAGACCCTGCGCGAGCTGAGCCCGCAGCAGATCGGTGAGCTGATGAGCCTGTCCGACAAGCTGTCCGCCCTCAATGTGGCGCGCTATGGCAGCTGGCAACGCCCGTTCAACCCGTCCAACGCCAAGCAGGCACTGCTTGCCTTCAAGGGCGATGTGTACACCGGGCTGAATGCCGAAGACTTCGCCGACGCCGATTTCGACTTCGCGCAAGCGCACCTGCGCATGCTCTCCGGCCTGTATGGCGTGCTGCGCCCGCTGGACCTGATGCAGCCATATCGCCTGGAGATGGGCACCAAGCTGGCCAATGCCGCCGGCAAGGACCTGTATGCCTTCTGGGGCGAGCGCATCAGCGGCTGGCTGAACCAGGCCCTGGCCGATCAGGGCGATGACGTTTTGCTCAACCTGGCCTCCAACGAGTACTTCGGCGCGGTAAAACGCAAATCCCTGAACGCGCGGATCATCGACACCGAGTTCAAGGACCTGAAGAACGGCCAGTACAAGATCATCAGCTTCTACGCCAAGAAAGCCCGCGGCCTGATGGCCCGTTACGTGATCAAGGAGCGCCTGCGCGATCCCGCCGGTCTGAAGGATTTCAGCTACCAAGGCTACCGCTTCAGCGCCGAACAGTCGAAACCGGACAGTCTGGTGTTCCTGCGCGACCAGCCGCAGGACTAG